GCGAACACATAGTTGAAACTTACCACTACAGTGTACAGCCAGAAAGTTGTGCACGCGCTCTAATTAATCCAGCATCCAGGAAATCACGATCTTACATACCACTACTCGGGCGGGTCAGTCGAGGTAGCTTTTAAAACTTGGATAATCACCTACATATAGCAATAGCAACGATATAGCATGCAGCGACTATTAGAGTCACTCTGAAGCAGTAAGTACCCTTTAGCTGGCAACCTTGGAGGCCCTTCCAGTCATAATAAGAAGAGAGCCGACTCACTTTTGTGTGTCATTGGGCGTCAACTGCTCTGCGACGTCTCTCTTGGGATAGTAATGGGATGAAGCGTGGTAGGAGTGGATTGTAGGTGCCATGTCAGTCTGAAAGGTATCaggatggaagaagaagaaggaggagaagaagaaagagggTTTGATCAAAAGCTGTGTGCGAGGTTGGAAGGCTGCGGGAAAACACAGTCAACCGCAGACCCCTCTGAAAATCATTCGCGCCATCGCCTCGTCACCGCCTTGTCTTTCCTTGGCCTGTCCCCTACAACGAGGGGTCCAACATGGCAGTGTCGCAACAGGGCCAGCAACTACGTACAATGCATATTCACATCTACCCTTCTAGTGATCTATCCGTCACAGCAGAAACACAAAAACACCATCCTAAATGAGAAGCCCCTTGCTAATCAAATCAGCCCTCTCCAGTCCCTGCTCCCCTCCCACTTCAAGTACCAGCCCATCCCAAGCAGGTTGGActctccctccttcctctATCCATCGCTCGCCTAGCCCCTCATGTTCACCTTCACCAAACACCTTGTCCCATACTTTTTTCACAAGCCATTCAGCCTGGGCAGCATCAGGATGATCACGGACCTCATAGTCACGGCCACCGCGATCAGTCAGCGAATTGCAGATCTCTTCCCACATAAAATGTGATGTCGGATGGGTACTGCCGATGACGTAAGTACTGGCAGCGCGGAGACGCAAAGCCACAATGAGAGCTTGTGCGAGGGAAAAGTGAGAGGTATGCGCTTGCGTCGGCCAAAGGGCATCAACGATCAACACCGGTACGTTATGAGCTCTGGTCCGCTCGAGATGACGGGGCCTGCGgggagagatggagagacTGGCGAGGTCACTGATCGACTGGTTTTCAGGCATTCCTCTAGGAGTTTCCTCTCCCCCGCGAGAATCGACTGGAGTGGGGAGTATTGGCTGCCTTTTGGATGATGTCTGCAACAATCTGTCCCATGTACGTTGAGGGATCCCACTGACATCCGACATGTAGATGATAGAGGCATCAAATTCAAATGCCAGGCAGATCAGAGGCTCGGGTTCGAGCTTGGCGGGAGGATCACATACAGGCTCGGCGTTGGTAGGCGGTAGAACAGAATGGAAATAAATTCCGTGGTGGACTGCAAAAAGGTTAGCTGCACAAGGACATATATATCAGAATCAAATTCACCTGGAAAGACCCTGACATCAATCCCTTCAACTTGAAATTCGCCCTCGTCCTCAATGACCTTCCAGATTAGCTGGGGGCTACATTTATATCAGCGGTGAACATCGATTGGTAGAGGCAGGCTTACACATCACCACCACCTGATACTTTCGTCTTATCAACCATGTAAGGAAATGTTTCCTCTACTGCGCGGAACGTTTCCTTGTTGAGATATACAGGTATGGCGCTCCCTTGTCTTACACACCATTCTCTCAAATCATCGAGTCCAAAATAGGCATCAGCATCTATGCACATCCTTTAGCATTTCAACTCCGAACGACCGCGCAAAAAAGGTAGCTCACGCCCATGGGTAAGCAATACGGCATCGATGGTCTTCACTCCCCATTTAGGGAAGAACCTCATTGCCTGTTCTCTGAACGTCTTACCGACGTCTACCAATACATTCTTCCAGTCTCCTTCTGCTGTCTGCTTCCGCAGCAAGACACTTGTATTTCCACGTTTATTTTTCCAACCTTCGGGGACATCAGGGTCTACCGCCGAACGGCAACATGCACATGGAATGTTCTTCGGCCATTCGCCTTCGGGATCATAAGTTGAGCTAGAATAAGCGGACGAACTGGCTGTTGAGGCGAGCGAAGGAGAGCGGCTGCGTAAACGCTCTCTGTTTTGGAGGAGAGGGACCATGTTGGACCATTTCTGGGGATAGGGGGTGGAGAGAGTGAGGCAGGGGGTGAGTGGCAGACCTGTGGACGTGGCTGTTCCGAGGAAAAGGAGCTGGAGGGGTTGCGATGTGAACATGGTGGGATGTATGAAGTGTAAGAGAGGAATGAGATACGTATTGAAACGAGCTGCAACAGTAATAAAGCTTAGGAGATtggtggtgatgatgatggtcGTGGTGGAGGCTGAAAAGAAAGATATTCCACATCATCTCTTGTTGACTCTACTATACTCGATCGACGATTGTACTACTAGCTACTACTATATTACAACATACTATATCTATTATTAACTTTTTACTACTATTAATCGTACGATTCATCATTTGGCAAATCTCTTCTCCCCAGCTACCATACCCACCAtgtcctcctcctccccgaacccctcctcttccagcCAACCCTTCCCTTCACAATTTGCAGGCGACCAGCAGGACCGCCCAGGATCATTCTACAGGAACCTCTTCTACATCCTCATCGGCATCCTATGTGGCTTTTCtatcttctccttcttcaccctTATGCGCGCCAGGCGAAGGAGGCGTGCTATCATCAATGAAGTGAGCCATTCAGCACCAAATTGTACCCAGCGATCTAATGCAATTCCTTGTACAGGCCCTGAGATTGGGAGTAATGGTGCCAGGTGTGCCAGGCTACCTTCCCTTGCAAGACCGTGAGGCTTTGTTGTGGATGAAGAGCGATGGGAATCAATCTCCAGATTGGTGGGAAATCGAAAAGTTGAAGGACCCATATCATCCGCCTCCGTTGACTGAAGACGGCGATTCCAGTGAGCCCATGGATCAGAACTCGGTGGCTCAACCTACCGGCGATCTGCACCAGTGGCAAGAAAATCAAGAATatccatcttcttctcacAATTTCGACTCTTTGGTACGTGATTTCAAAATATCATCAAATATAGTGATCCAGCTTACCTCTTTCAAAAGCAACCACTTGCCACCATCCCGCCAGTCGCCGCCCAAGCTTCGACACAGCCTATGCCGATATCCAATCTTAAATATTTCCCCAACCACCTTGCCTACCGACCTTCCACCTTTATGCCCCCACCTGGTAGATTTATGGATCTTAATTCCGAAAATATGACCGAAAAATTGGGGCAGTTGAAAGGGAATGCGGTCGAGGTGGTAGTCGTCATAAGGATGCCAGTTCCGTCATCCACAAGAACCAGGA
This DNA window, taken from Cryptococcus gattii WM276 chromosome C, complete sequence, encodes the following:
- a CDS encoding uncharacterized protein (Similar to TIGR gene model, INSD accession AAW42228.1); this encodes MSSSSPNPSSSSQPFPSQFAGDQQDRPGSFYRNLFYILIGILCGFSIFSFFTLMRARRRRRAIINEALRLGVMVPGVPGYLPLQDREALLWMKSDGNQSPDWWEIEKLKDPYHPPPLTEDGDSSEPMDQNSVAQPTGDLHQWQENQEYPSSSHNFDSLQPLATIPPVAAQASTQPMPISNLKYFPNHLAYRPSTFMPPPGRFMDLNSENMTEKLGQLKGNAVEVVVVIRMPVPSSTRTRTDDEDLEVFKEWGGIELGITKLQVAGEPHEAH
- a CDS encoding uncharacterized protein (Similar to TIGR gene model, INSD accession AAW42226.1); amino-acid sequence: MFTSQPLQLLFLGTATSTGLPLTPCLTLSTPYPQKWSNMVPLLQNRERLRSRSPSLASTASSSAYSSSTYDPEGEWPKNIPCACCRSAVDPDVPEGWKNKRGNTSVLLRKQTAEGDWKNVLVDVGKTFREQAMRFFPKWGVKTIDAVLLTHGHADAYFGLDDLREWCVRQGSAIPVYLNKETFRAVEETFPYMVDKTKVSGGGDVPQLIWKVIEDEGEFQVEGIDVRVFPVHHGIYFHSVLPPTNAEPVCDPPAKLEPEPLICLAFEFDASIIYMSDVSGIPQRTWDRLLQTSSKRQPILPTPVDSRGGEETPRGMPENQSISDLASLSISPRRPRHLERTRAHNVPVLIVDALWPTQAHTSHFSLAQALIVALRLRAASTYVIGSTHPTSHFMWEEICNSLTDRGGRDYEVRDHPDAAQAEWLVKKVWDKVFGEGEHEGLGERWIEEGGRVQPAWDGLVLEVGGEQGLERADLISKGLLI